One window from the genome of Rhizoctonia solani chromosome 15, complete sequence encodes:
- a CDS encoding Retrotransposable element Tf2 protein, translating into MTPVEREALKEHIDSEQAGKIVPTTSPAGAPVMFVKRVDGRLCLVMDDCWLNAITIKDRYAPPTQDILIEKLHHAKIFTKLNLRNGYHNIRIKKGDKWKAAFCTALGHFAPTVMQFGFSSALAVFMCFMNNIVHALLDISVVVYLDDILIFSNSREEHFFVTEVTYIGLVFLHGDAIRRNHKVQAIVDWPEPQNVKQVQSFLGFANFDHCFVPNFSCLAHPLNNLTQKEQPWIWQEEQKAAFDAIKAELQGACSSSP; encoded by the exons ATGACTCCTGTAGAAAGAGAAGCACTCAAGGAACACATTGACTCAGAACAAGCTGGAAAGATTGTGCCAACCACCTCACCAGCAGGAGCTCCAgtgatgtttgtaaaaagggTTGATGGCAGGCTTTGCTTAGTGATGGATGATTGCTGGCTCAATGCAATCACAATCAAAGACAGATATGCGCCACCAACACAGGACATATTAATTGAAAAACTGCACCATGCTAAGATCTTCACAAAGCTGAATTTGAGGAATGGATACCACAACATCAGAATCAAGAaaggagacaaatggaaggctgcattttgcactgcCCTTGGTCATTTTGCTCCCACAGTCATGCAATTTGGCTTTAGCAGTGCCCTGGCTGTGTTTATGtgcttcatgaacaacatagTCCATGCTTTGCTTGATATCTCTGTGGTTGTgtatttggatgacatcctaatcttctcaaactcaagagaagagcat TTCTTTGTCACAGAAGTTACCTACATTGGCCTTGTCTTTCTCCATGGAGATGCCATCAGGAGAAATCACAAGGTGCAAGCAATTGTGGACTGGCCTGAACCCCAAAATGTGAAACAGGtgcaatcattcctaggctttgcaaACTTTGACCATTGCTTTGTCCCCAACTTCTCTTGCTTAGCACACCCTCTGAACaaccttactcagaaggAGCAACCATGGATCTGgcaagaagaacaaaaggctgcatttgatgcaatcAAGGCTGAATTGCAAGGAGCCTGTTCTAGCTCACCCTGA
- a CDS encoding Transposase gives MPKALPPSDVQNVVDKLKKGLHFSEIHSQTGVSAGIISRIRAMHCPELPKHSGGHPSKLSPTNICHATHLLTGPAPTTPHLVAQELSSTNGVPVSSLNVHWAVQKAGVVPFVKPKKPAMTKEHIKACFEFVMAHQHWTIDDWKRIQWSDETKINRFGSDGHHYAYKGLARHLSPTRSSKHHKHGGGHIMIGACMGWEGSGLMCKIDGSLTAVPQIWAWASMQPLVLVM, from the coding sequence ATGCCTAAAGCTTTGCCTCCCTCTGATGTCCAGAATGTTGTTGATAAGCTCAAAAAAGGCCTTCACTTTTCAGAAATTCACTCTCAAACTGGTGTCAGTGCTGGAATTATTAGCAGGATAAGGGCAATGCACTGTCCTGAGCTCCCCAAGCACTCTGGTGGCCACCCTTCTAAGCTCTCACCAACCAATATCTGCCATGCCACCCACTTGTTGACTGGCCCTGCCCCCACAACCCCACACCTAGTTGCTCAAGAGCTCTCTAGCACAAATGGGGTCCCTGTCTCAAGCCTTAATGTGCATTGGGCAGTGCAGAAAGCTGGTGTGGTACCTTTTGTCAAGCCCAAAAAGCCAGCTATGACAAAGGAACATATCAAGGCATGCTTTGAATTTGTTATGGCACACCAGCACTGGACAATTGATGACTGGAAGAGGATCCAATGGTCAGATGAGACCAAGATCAACAGATTTGGGTCAGATGGGCACCACTATGCCTATAAAGGGTTGGCTAGGCACCTCAGCCCCACCAGATCATCAAAACACCACAAGCATGGAGGAGGCCATATCATGATTGGGGCATGCATGGGGTGGGAAGGCTCTGGTCTTATGTGCAAGATAGATGGGTCTCTCACTGCTgtcccccaaatttgggcttgggccagcatgcaaccacttgtactggtcatgtga
- a CDS encoding Retrotransposon-derived protein PEG10, with translation MASLASREASPLIAPATLEGPSNAPTSCARVNLCPEILWQQENATKLNHLHRYLIGNNASSRSQPLALHRLLEKNTGHLISHLDAWKQTMFTDPHTPPRRVFTVIDNTLKAPSGSSSSGNKDFLVPIKDEPDPKGKRVKLESPEPPKATPNTSWAIPHTQEHLDHNPEQPFIRPTPVDLPSTSQAATSNPLSKGYLSAQQGETDEEKEARTLHNIATIMGRALSVPLQSFRGLSQTPGPVQAKSKIPAPEKYDGKKGPAAKSFILDCKTYFLSNASSFPSDHTAFLCNWSNPAAAQIAQQCLRKLKQLKSASGYATEFRIIASKLEWSDPALIASSCQGLKTEVRSKLIEYTLHKNITALDKFISTACLIDDTLFEACKELRNDSNSSTSSPQRPAQGHSSNFASKQRITQGIDSELAAGKIVPATSPAGAPVMFVKRADGKLCLVVDYCQLNAITIIDRYALPRQDKLIEKLCHAKIFTKLDLRNGYHNIRIKKGDKWKAAFCTALGHFAPTVMQFGFSNALAVFMCFMNNIFRDLLDISVVVYLDDTLIFSNSREEHFFVTEVTYIGLVISPDGIPMEKDKVQAIVDWPEPQNVKQVQSFLGFANFYRCFVPNFSCLAHPLNNLTQKEQPWIWQEEQKAAFDAIKAELQGACSSSP, from the exons ATGGCCTCACTTGCATCAAGGGAGGCATCTCCTCTTATTGCTCCAGCCACACTAGAAGGACCTTCCAACGCACCTACAAGTTGCGCAAGGGTCAACCTCTGTCCAGAAATCCTCTGGCAGCAAGAGAATGCTACAAAACTCAATCACCTGCACAGATATCTCATAGGCAACAATGCCAGCAGCAGATCTCAACCCCTAGCGCTCCACAGACTACTGGAGAAGAACACAGGACATCTTATCAGCCATCTAGACGCTTGGAAACAAACCATGTT CACAGACCCACACACACCTCCCAGAAGAGTCTTCACAGTCATAGACAACACCCTCAAGGCCCCTTCTGGCTCCAGCAgctcaggcaacaaggacttctTAGTCCCTATCAAGGATGAGCCTGACCCAAAGGGAAAAAGGGTCAAACTGGAGTCACCAGAACCACCTAAAGCGACCCCAAACACCTCCTGGGCAATTCCACACACCCAGGAGCACCTTGACCACAACCCAGAGCAGCCCTTCATCAGGCCAACACCTGTAGATCTCCCAAGCACATCtcaagcagcaacaagtaaTCCCCTAAGCAAAGGATATCTATCAGCGCAACAAGGAGAAACAGATGAAGAGAAGGAGGCAAGAACGCTACACAACATTGCTACCATCATGGGCAGAGCCTTATCTGTCCCACTTCAGAGCTTCAGGGGACTGTCCCAAACTCCTGGCCCAGTTCAAGCAAAGTCAAAAatccctgctcctgagaagtatgatggcaagaagggccctgcagccaaatcatttatcctggattgcaaaacctactTCCTTAGCAATGCTTCCTCATTTCCTTCTGATCACA CAGCATTCTTGTGCAACTGGAGcaatccagcagcagcacagATTGCACAACAATGTTTGCGCAAGCTCAAGCAGCTTAAATCAGCAAGTGGTTATGCCACAGAGTTTAGAATCATAGCCAGCAAACTAGAATGGTCAGACCCTgccctcattgcctcctCCTGCCAAGGACTCAAGACAGAAGTCAGAAGCAAGCTAATTGAATACACCCTGCACAAGAACATCACTGCACTGGACAAGTTTATCTCTACTGCCTGCCTAATTGATGACACACTGTTTGAAGCATGCAAGGAGCTAAGAAATgatagcaacagcagcaccagCTCACCACAACGCCCTGCTCAAGGGCACTCAAGCAATTTTGCTTCCAAGCAG AGAATCACTCAGGGAATTGActcagaacttgcagctggaAAGATTGTGCCAGCCACCTCACCAGCAGGAGCTCCAgtgatgtttgtaaaaagggCTGATGGCAAGCTTTGCTTAGTGGTGGACTATTGCCAGTTAaatgccatcacaatcaTAGACAGATATGCGCTACCCAGACAGGACAAGCTAATTGAGAAATTGTGCCATGCTAAGATCTTCACAAAGCTAGACTTGAGAAATGGATATCACAACATCAGGATCAAGAaaggagacaaatggaaggctgcattttgcactgcCCTTGGTCATTTTGCTCCCACAGTCATGCAATTTGGCTTTAGCAATGCCCTGGCTGTGTTTATGtgcttcatgaacaacatatTCCGTGATTTACTTGACATCTCTGTGGTTGTGTATTTGGATGACAccttgatcttctcaaactcaagagaagagcat TTCTTTGTCACAGAAGTTACCTACATTGGCCTTGTGATTTCTCCTGATGGCATCCCCATGGAGAAAGACAAGGTGCAAGCAATTGTGGACTGGCCTGAACCCCAAAATGTGAAACAGGtgcaatcattcctaggttttgcaaacttCTACCGTTGCTTTGTTCCCAACTTCTCTTGCTTAGCACACCCTCTGAACaaccttactcagaaggAGCAACCATGGATCTGgcaagaagaacaaaaggctgcatttgatgcaatcAAGGCTGAATTGCAAGGAGCCTGTTCTAGCTCACCCTGA
- a CDS encoding COG4 transport domain-containing protein has protein sequence MPKALPPSDVQNVVEKFKKSLHYSEIHSQTGVSTGMISRIRAMHFPELPKHSGGHPSKLSPTNICHATHLLTGPAPTTPCLVAQEISSTNGVPVSSLNVHWAVQKAGVVPFVKPKKPAMTKEHIKACYEFAMAHQHWTIDDWKRIQWSDETKINRFGSDGHHYVYKGLARHLSPTRSSKHHKHGGGHIMIGLDMEKVIFKQDNASSHKAHIVQDWFQENGLEVYFCSAVNNFLSKSPLNKFNLHWVLGHKGVEGNEQADALANKGGLKLPKHLHNRSITWSKAEATPNASLTWAHLWSSQPHLHFVSEHICRIPSLSLHPLFKAFLYHCAILAWLIQVIMGHTFFGKYRKQFYPNNDPSCPCGAPHQTLDHVLQACPSFDLARHTLQEVLGPLLSSTLFGTTTGLQVVAKFRNSMNALKM, from the exons ATGCCTAAAGCTTTGCCTCCCTCTGATGTCCAGAATGTTGTTGAAAAGTTCAAAAAAAGCCTTCACTACTCAGAAATTCACTCTCAAACTGGTGTCAGTACTGGAATGATTAGCAGGATAAGGGCAATGCACTTTCCTGAGCTCCCCAAGCACTCTGGTGGCCACCCTTCTAAGCTCTCACCAACCAATATCTGCCATGCCACCCACTTGTTGACTGGCCCTGCCCCCACAACCCCATGCCTAGTTGCTCAAGAGATCTCTAGCACAAATGGGGTCCCTGTCTCAAGCCTTAATGTGCATTGGGCAGTGCAGAAAGCTGGTGTGGTACCTTTTGTCAAGCCCAAAAAGCCAGCTATGACAAAGGAACATATCAAGGCATGCTATGAATTTGCTATGGCACACCAGCACTGGACAATTGATGACTGGAAGAGGATCCAATGGTCAGATGAGACCAAGATCAACAGATTTGGGTCAGATGGGCACCACTATGTCTATAAAGGGTTGGCTAGGCACCTCAGCCCCACCAGATCATCAAAACACCACAAGCATGGAGGAGGCCATATCATGATTGGG ttgGACATGGAGAAGGTCATATTTAAGCAAGACAATGCAAGCTCCCACAAGGCCCATATTGTACAGGACTGGTTCCAAGAGAATGGCTTAGAGGTCT ACTTCTGCTCTGCTGTCAACAACTTCCTCTCCAAGTCACCACTCAACAAGTTCAATCTCCACTGGGTCCTGGGGCACAAGGGGGTAGAAGGCAATGAACAAGCTGATGCTCTTGCCAACAAAGGTGGATTGAAACTGCCAAAGCACTTGCACAATAGATCAATAACCTGGAGCAAGGCTGAAGCCACCCCCAATGCCAGCCTCACATGGGCACACCTTTGGTCATCCCAACCTCACTTGCACTTTGTCTCAGAACACATCTGCCGCATCCCTTCCCTGTCCCTCCACCCCCTTTTCAAAGCTTTCCTGTACCATTGTGCAATCCTTGCCTGGCTAATCCAGGTCATCATGGGCCACACATTCTTTGGCAAATACCGCAAACAGTTCTACCCCAACAATGACCCCAGCTGCCCATGTGGAGCCCCACACCAAACTCTTGATCATGTCCTGCAAGCCTGCCCATCATTTGATCTTGCAAGACACACCCTACAGGAGGTGTTGGGCCCCCTGCTGAGTTCCACTCTGTTTGGCACCACCACTGGACTTCAAGTTGTTGCCAAATTCCGCAACTCAATGAATGCATTAAAAATGTGA
- a CDS encoding Transposon Tf2-7 polyprotein gives MSWLKLHNPTIEWTTKRVMFNSVYCSTTCFSSSSHIILGNTGGTANHLESVPEDLGGAEAPYEALESIPRDPGGAVDYSLEGIPEELCDYAEVSSEDKVTELPPHCSYDLEIVLQDQTKQVKGPVYPLRPSDDEELKRILKEQLDQGLIRPSKSHYSSPVIFVPKKNGKRRMCIDYRALNANTVKNSYPLPLISNLIEKLRGAKCFTALDLKSGYNLVRIKEGDEWKTAFKTKYGLFEYLVMPFGLCNAPATFQHFMNDILRDILDVYVIVYLDDILIFSKSREEHVTHVREVLKRLQKHKLYCQLEKCRFFQDQVHYLGIIANGEGVCADPEKISKAVDWATPQTVKGVQEFLGFVNFYRRFIMNFSKLAYPLYQLLRKENPWKWGAEQQESFDNLKRALIESPVLIQPDVSKEFFLECDASDYATGAILSQKGGDDKLHPVAFLSKSLSPAECNYDIYDKELLAVIRALKEWRHLLEGSEIPVKVLTDHKNLEYFQTKRELNRRQARWMGFLADYNYRIVYRPGSQNKKADILSRREDLKGEAKGGGEAPALIAPELFISSILTDSDLNDLIRDALPDDKTVAKILKSLEENIPVKGWSLDNGLLYYHQCIYVPNEPEIRRLVLESRHDNPSTGHPGQWRTMELLSRHYYWSGMKQSVAKYIQACDSCIRSKHSNQAKMGLLQPIDLPRKPWEEITYDLIVGLPISEGYDAILTVVDRLSKMVHFIPTTSKATAVDVANLFVNFIWKLHGLPRKTISDCGPQFNAKFLRQVYKRLGIEPHFSTAYRPQVDGQSERLNQFVEIFLRHYLSHRQDDWVALLPLAEFAYNNGVHAGSKHSPFYLCYGYNPDFTVGDITVTQVPQADELAEFLKRNLEEAKAALTMAQNKQAFYYNNKHKAAIKLEPGDRVFLDSSNIKTSRPSHKLEHKRLGPYKVLEKIGKESYKLELPKSMKIHPVFHIALLHKEPFDEFQCKPKPLPPVITQTGEEEYVVEKILDSRKQGRNLWYYVKWKGYGPEENTWEPKSHLANAPKQVAKFHQLHPDAPGP, from the coding sequence ATGTCttggctcaagttacacaacccAACTATAGAATGGACTACCAAGCGTGTAATGTTTAACTCTGTATACTGTAGTACAActtgtttttcttcttcttctcatATTATCCTGGGAAACACTGGTGGGACTGCCAACCACCTTGAAAGTGTACCAGAAGACCTAGGAGGTGCTGAGGCTCCTTATGAGgctcttgaaagtatccctaGGGATCCTGGAGGTGCTGTGGATTATTCacttgaaggcatcccagAGGAACTCTGTGACTATGCAGAGGTATCTTCTGAGGACAAGGTGACAGAGTTGCCTCCTCATTGCTCCTATGACTTGGAGATAGTCCTCCAAGATCAAACCAAACAGGTTAAAGGACCTGTCTATCCCCTTAGACcttctgatgatgaggaactcaAGAGGATCTTAAAGGAACAGCtggaccaaggccttatcAGGCCCTCAAAATCCCATTACAGCTCTCCTGTGATctttgttcccaaaaagaATGGCAAAAGGAGGATGTGCATTGACTACCGTGCACTGAATGCCAACACAGTCAAGAACTCTTACCCCCTTCCTTTGATTTCCAATCTCATTGAGAAGTTAAGGGGTGCAAAGTGCTTTACTGCTCTAGACCTTAAATCTGGATATAACCTTGTCAgaattaaggaaggagatgaatggaaaacagcattCAAGACTAAATATGGCCtttttgaatacctggttatgccctttgggctGTGCAATGCCCCAGCTaccttccagcacttcatgaatgatatCCTGAGGGACATCTTAGATGTCTATGTGATAGtgtacttggatgatatccttaTTTTCTCCAAATCCAGAGAAGAACATGttacccatgtcagggaagttctCAAAAGGCTACAGAAGCACAAGTTGTACTGTCAGCTTGAGAAATGCAGGTTCTTCCAGGATCAAGTACACTACTTGGGAATCATAGCCAATGGGGAAGGGGTATGTGCAGACcctgaaaaaatctccaaagctgttgattgggcaacacccCAGACAGTtaaaggggttcaagagttcttaggttttGTCAACTTCTACAGGCGGTTCATTATGAACTTCTCCAAGCTTGCATATCCACTCTATCAACTGTTGCGCAAGGAGAACCCTTGGAAGTGGGGTGCTGAACAGCAGGAGTCTTTTGACAACCTAAAAAGAGCTCTGATTGAATCCCCTGTCCTCATTCAGCCTGATGTTTCAAAAGAGttcttccttgagtgtgatgCATCAGATTATGCAACTGGTGCAATCCTTAGCCAAAAAGGTGGAGATGACAAACTCCATCCTGTGGCCTTCCTTTCAAAGAGCCTATCACCTGCAGAATGCAACTATGACATCTATGACAAAGAGTTGCTTGCAGTGATTAGAGCATTGAAGGAATGGAGACACCTTTTGGAAGGCTCTGAAATCCCTGTCAAAGTCCTCACAGATCAcaaaaacctggaatatttcCAAACAAAGAGGGAACTTAACAGGCGTCAGGCTAgatggatgggatttttggcagacTATAACTACAGAATTGTTTACAGGCCTGGCTCCCAAAACAAAAAAGCTGATATCCTTTCCAGGAGAGAAGACCTGAAAGGGGAGGCTAAAGGGGGGGGTGAAGCCCCTGCACTTATTGCACCAGAGCTTTTTATCTCTTCAATTCTCACAGACAGTGACCTCAATGATCTTATCAGAGATGCACTGCCTGATGACAAAACTGTTGCCAAAATCCTGAAGTCCTTGGAGGAAAACATTCCTGTTAAAGGCTGGTCTCTGGATAATGGGTTGCTCTACTACCACCAGTGCATTTATGTACCcaatgagccagaaatcaggcGCCTTGTTCTTgaaagcaggcatgataatCCTTCCACAGGCCATCCAGGACAGTGGAGAACCATGGAGTTGCTGTCTCGCCATTATTATTGGTCTGGGATGAAGCAATCTGTGGCCAAATACATTCAGGCATGTGATTCATGCATCAGAAGTAAACATTCCAACCAGGCCAAGATGGGGTTACTCCAACCTATTGATCTACCCAGAAAGCCTTGGGAGGAAATTACATATGACCTGATTGTTGGCCTTCCTATTTCAGAgggatatgatgcaatactCACAGTGGTGGATAGACTATCCAAGATGGTCCATTTCATTCCTACCACCTCTAAAGCCactgctgttgatgttgcaaatCTCTTTGTGAACTTCAtatggaaactccatgggctgCCCAGAAAAACCATCTCAGATTGTGGGCCTCAATTCAATGCCAAATTCCTGCGCCAAGTATACAAGCGTttggggatagaaccacaCTTCTCAACAGCCTACAGACCCCAAGTGGATGGGCAAAGTGAGAGGTTAAACCAGTTTGTTGAAATCTTCCTAAGGCACTATCTTAGCCATAGGCAAGATGACTGGGTTGCTCTCCTTCCcttggcagaatttgcataTAACAATGGGGTTCATGCTGGGTCCAAACACTCTCCTTTTTACCTCTGTTATGGGTACAATCCAGATTTCACTGTTGGGGATATTACTGTTACCCAAGTCCCTCAAGCAGATGAACTGGCTGAGTTCTTGAAGAGAAACCTGGAGGAAGCCAAAGCTGCATTAACCATGGCCCAGAATAAGCAAGCCTTCTACTACAATAATAAGCACAAGGCAGCAATCAAGCTTGAACCTGGTGATAGGGTCTTCTTAGACAGCAGCAAtatcaaaacttcaaggccttcccacAAACTTGAACACAAGAGGTTGGGACCATACAAAGTCTTGGagaagattggcaaagagagCTACAAATTGGAACTTCCAAAATCTATGAAGAtccatccagtattccacaTAGCTCTACTCCACAAGGAACCCTTTGATGAATTCCAGTGCAAACCCAAACCTTTGCCTCCTGTAATTACCCAaacaggagaagaagaatatgtgGTGGAGAAGATTTTGGATTCCAGGAAGCAAGGAAGGAACCTGTGGTACTATGTCAagtggaaagggtatggaccagaagagaaCACCTGGGAACCCAAAAGTCACTTGGCCAATGCACCAAAACAGGTTGCCAAATTCCACCAGCTCCACCCAGATGCACCTgggccttga
- a CDS encoding Retrotransposable element Tf2 protein: protein MSASFSPAELNYDTHDKKLRAIVCAFEHQRIFLEGAEQPITVFTDHKNPEYWKSARTFNRRHACWNLMLASYNFSQKPDTLSRQPDHMDLEPSPQVMIPESHFEAFSAHMDSSLLDQIKEATQEDISLDTILLAVSDRKFLPHSVAQKFKDYTIQEGPLLYQGRIVVPDEPEIKEQLLSHFHDSPASGHQGRAQTLELISSHYCWPAMKFQVNCYVESCEICQRSKGHVHNYAFNLLSVLAGPWEDISYDFIVKFPMCKGYDSILVVVHSFSKMMHLIPCKETATAEGVAQMLLEHVWKLHGTPKRTVSDRGTTFNSKFLKYGILPLIGRLGSHTYCLALPETMKVHDVFHVSLLSAFKQDTEFDCSFTPPLSVITAEGEKEYEVDKFVDWAAEDRIWKYMVRWKGYAPHEDTWEPAKDLQHCKDKLRDFFANYPFGLAANKPIPTNVCTAQRRKVLKQPNKSKTAFFVTLQALTTKTCPAKLFLCSLLSQHAPLHVTTKKEMTAVRY, encoded by the exons ATGTCAGCCAGCTTTTCACCTGCTGAGCtgaactatgacacacatgacAAAAAGCTACGTGCCATTGTTTGTGCATTTGAGCACCAGagaatcttcctggaaggagctgagcagccaatcactgTGTTTACTGACCACAAGAATCCggagtactggaaatcagctagaaccttcaacaggCGTCATGCATGCTGGAATCTCATGCTGGCGTCCTACAACTTT TCACAGAAACCTGATACCCTGTCAAGACAACCAGATCACATGGACTTAGAACCATCTCCACAAGTTATGATTCCAGAATCTCATTTTGAGGCATTCTCAGCACACATGGACTCATCCTTGCtggatcaaatcaaggaagctacTCAGGAAGACATTAGTCTTGACACAATCTTGCTAGCTGTATCAGACCGTAAATTCTTGCCCCACAGTGTTGCACAGAAGTTCAAGGACTATACAATTCAGGAGGGTCCACTTttgtatcaaggaagaataGTTGTGCCAGATGAACCTGAGATCAAAGAGCAGCTCTTATCTCACTTCCATGATTCCCCTGCTTCTGGTCACCAAGGAAGAGCACAAACTCTAGAGTTGATCAGTAGTCATTATTGCTGGCCAGCAATGAAATTCCAAGTCAATTGCTATGTGGAGTCTTGTGAAatctgccaaagaagcaagggACATGTACACAACTATGCTTTCAACCTGCTTTCTGTCCTTGCAggtccctgggaagacatctcatatgatttcattgtcaagtttccCATGTGTAAGGGGTATGACAGCATTCTGGTGGTTGTACACAGCTTctcaaagatgatgcacctgatTCCCTGCAAGGAAACTGCCACTGCTGAGGGTGTAGCTCAGATGCTCCTGgagcatgtctggaagctacatggAACTCCCAAGCGCACTGTGTCTGACAGAGGGACtacattcaactccaagttTCTCAAG TATGGCATTCTCCCTCTCATAGGAAGATTGGGCTCTCACACTTATTGCCTGGCTCTCCCTGAGACCATGAAGGTCCATGATGTGTTCCATGTCAGCTTGTTGTCTGCTTTCAAACAAGACACGGAGTTTGATTGCTCATTCACTCCTCCTCTGTCTGTGATCACAGCAGAAGGAGAAAAAGAGTATGAAGTAGACAAATTCGTAGATTGGGCAGCAGAAGACAGAATCTGGAAGTACATGGTcagatggaagggatatgcgCCCCATGaggacacatgggaaccagccaaGGATCTGCAACAttgcaaggacaaattgcgcGACTTCTTTGCTAATTATCCATTTGGCCTGGCTGCCAACAAACCCATTCCTACAAATGTGTGCACAGCTCAAAGAAGAAAGGTACTCAAACAACCCAACAAGTCCAAAACTGCCTTCTTTGTTACTTTACAAGCTCTTACCACCAAAACTTGCCCTGCCAAGCTCTTCTTGTGCTCCCTATTATCTCAGCATGCCCCTCTtcatgtcacaaccaagaaagAGATGACCgctgtgagatattga
- a CDS encoding Transposon Tf2-7 polyprotein: MSSQNLFVTVDPDSVSIAPSLPAEVSQTLTALKTLIMAVNHNLQVAIGQIHNNTADLATANNSLQNHDGGITQMEGQVKALENIISALAGAPQGSGSGSGSGSRRPKLNLPEKFDGSNKDKAVSFRVAVSHYLRVSYPQASVEEQIAFIISCLEGKAHEWLEPYLEEDVVNNHPVAWLHSINGFWLQFNARWNVQNKTENYRAKFKTLKQTKSVQDYYKDFQTYSQNLGYNDISLRDFFYDGLSLKIKEMLMAQDYDHNASNVSLENLADKALKIDQRLEQFQAQHKGQTNSSGSKSGTTLSTGALGNVTRDKLTVGDKVYMIGPDGKARKGTISKIGKNAKGMSIPTVKWNDGTVVESSFKSLKKDSHPVDPSPVQPKSSNSGPSPMDLDSAGKGKKPIVCSTCGGKGHYASQCPSNTYSGYEAHLSENELENGDL, from the coding sequence ATGAGCAGCCAAAATCTCTTTGTTACTGTGGATCCTGATTCTGTTTCCATTGCACCTTCATTACCTGCAGAGGTGTCTCAGACCCTCAcagccttgaaaaccttaatCATGGCTGTTAATCATAATTTGCAGGTAGCAATTGGTCAGATCCATAATAACACTGCTGATCTTGCTACTGCCAACAACTCTCTTCAAAACCATGATGGTGGCATCACCCAGATGGAAGGGCAAGTCAAAGCCCTGGAGAATATTATCTCTGCTCTGGCTGGTGCCCCTCAAGGTTCTGGTTCAGGCTCAGGCTCTGGGTCCAGGAGGCCCAAGCTTAACCTACCAGAGAAGTTTGATGGTAGTAACAAAGACAAAGCAGTTTCATTTAGGGTGGCTGTCTCTCACTATCTGAGGGTTTCATATCCCCAAGCCTCAGTTGAGGAACAGATAGCTTTTATTATCTCTTGCCTGGAGGGTAAAGCTCATGAGTGGCTTGAACCCTACTTAGAAGAGGATGTTGTCAATAATCACCCAGTGGCTTGGCTCCACAGTATCAATGGGTTCTGGTTGCAGTTCAATGCAAGGTGGAATGTCCAGAACAAGACTGAGAACTATAGGGCTAAATTCAAGACCCTAAAGCAAACCAAGTCTGTTCAAGATTACTACAAGGACTTCCAAACCTACTCCCAGAACCTAGGGTATAATGACATATCCCTAAGGGACTTTTTCTATGATGGCCTGTCTCTCAAAATCAAGGAGATGCTTATGGCTCAGGACTATGACCATAATGCCAGCAATGTTTCCTTAGAGAACCTTGCTGATAAAGCTCTGAAGATTGACCAGCGCCTAGAACAGTTCCAGGCACAACACAAGGGCCAGACCAACTCCTCTGGTTCCAAAAGTGGCACTACATTGTCAACAGGAGCCTTGGGCAATGTGACCAGGGATAAACTCACTGTTGGGGATAAAGTGTACATGATTGGACCAGATGGAAAAGCAAGGAAAGGCACCATTTCAAAAATTGGCAAAAATGCAAAGGGCATGTCTATTCCTACTGTGaagtggaatgatggcacTGTGGTTGAGAGTAGCTTCAAAAGTCTCAAAAAGGACTCACATCCTGTAGACCCCTCTCCAGTCCAGCCAAAATCTTCCAACTCTGGACCAAGCCCTATGGATCTTGACTCTGCAGGAAAGGGCAAAAAACCTATTGTATGCTCTACCtgtggaggaaagggacacTATGCTAGCCAATGTCCTTCTAATACATACTCTGGCTATGAAGCCCATCTATCTGAGAATGAGttggaaaatggggacctctga